One Lycium barbarum isolate Lr01 chromosome 5, ASM1917538v2, whole genome shotgun sequence genomic window carries:
- the LOC132641186 gene encoding protein JINGUBANG-like has product MKFRSWISNSSSSVTTVDDHPIPPPKGPFSDDASNFSSSPSLFSQETNSLSSLQSNLSLLTLPSVPSLQNLSPGNSNLAISACCLNSLNPKNAHVTFLAMHNNLLYAASSNEINVFELTNFTLVDTFNDKDTSSGSIKSVAFVDGKVFTAHQDCKIRVWKLTHIKKHKRIAILPTLEDRLRRFVFPSSYTNVRRHKKKMWIEHHDAVSGLAVNANMMCSVSWDRSLKIWSGEKLRCTESIRAHDDAINAVVVSKDGTIFTGSADKRIRVWGKEKESKTGLIATLEKHKSAVNALALSTDGSVLFSGACDRSILVWEREDSANYMVITGALRGHTKAILCLINVSDMLFSGSADQTVRIWTRGNNQGLFCCLTVLDGHRTPVRSLVAKPENGGVKLFSGSFDGEIKVWQIVVSSSSGSPLISS; this is encoded by the coding sequence ATGAAATTCCGATCTTGGATATCAAATTCCTCCTCTTCCGTCACCACCGTTGATGACCACCCTATTCCACCACCAAAAGGTCCATTTTCAGATGATGCAAGTAACTTTTCAAGTTCACCATCATTATTTTCTCAAGAAACCAATTCCCTTAGTAGTCTACAAAGCAATCTTTCTCTTTTAACCTTACCTTCTGTTCCTTCTCTCCAAAATCTTTCTCCTGGAAATTCAAACCTCGCAATCTCAGCTTGCTGTTTGAATTCTCTAAATCCCAAAAATGCCCATGTAACTTTCCTAGCTATGCATAACAATCTCCTTTATGCTGCTTCTTCCAATGAAATCAACGTATTCGAACTCACAAACTTCACCCTTGTCGACACTTTCAATGACAAGGACACGTCTTCTGGCTCAATAAAATCAGTGGCCTTTGTGGACGGTAAAGTCTTTACTGCCCATCAGGATTGTAAAATCCGTGTCTGGAAGTTAACGCATATTAAGAAGCATAAACGGATTGCGATTCTCCCAACGCTTGAGGACAGATTACGCAGATTTGTTTTCCCTAGCAGTTACACAAATGTGAGAAGACATAAGAAAAAGATGTGGATTGAACACCATGATGCTGTTTCAGGTTTAGCTGTGAATGCAAATATGATGTGTTCTGTTTCTTGGGATAGGTCTTTGAAAATTTGGAGTGGTGAAAAATTACGTTGCACTGAATCAATTAGAGCACATGATGATGCTATTAACGCTGTTGTGGTAAGTAAAGACGGGACAATTTTTACAGGTTCTGCTGATAAACGGATTAGGGTTTGGGGGAAAGAAAAAGAATCGAAAACCGGGTTAATTGCTACGTTAGAAAAGCATAAATCTGCAGTTAACGCGTTAGCATTAAGCACAGATGGTTCTGTTCTATTTTCGGGTGCTTGTGATAGGTCAATTTTGGTCTGGGAAAGGGAGGATAGTGCTAATTATATGGTGATTACAGGTGCATTAAGAGGTCATACAAAAGCAATACTATGTTTGATCAATGTTTCTGATATGTTGTTTAGTGGATCAGCGGATCAGACGGTTAGGATTTGGACGCGTGGTAATAATCAGGGTCTGTTCTGTTGTTTGACGGTCCTTGACGGTCATCGGACACCGGTGAGGTCATTGGTGGCAAAGCCGGAAAATGGTGGTGTTAAGTTGTTTAGTGGAAGCTTTGATGGAGAAATTAAAGTGTGGCAAATTGTGGTTTCTAGTTCAAGTGGCAGTCCTCTCATATCATCAtga